A section of the Carya illinoinensis cultivar Pawnee chromosome 12, C.illinoinensisPawnee_v1, whole genome shotgun sequence genome encodes:
- the LOC122289394 gene encoding RING-H2 finger protein ATL77-like produces the protein MDDKRGGSGALARMRVRKWVTLRLGAHNRNPQPIQVWTQTFIPMADGKVVPPRFATALSSPPFHFTITLDLPTSIIMCISVMLFFLILAHILHAFFQWLKEVRPGYDLEEGEGIHRQDMNVSNPISHPAAFYQAIEENNVRVFGILDRFMRDVGERRGQRLRASKKLPTLVNYGSHGIKSASFCSTDCAICLEDFAVGDSCQVFPVCNHIFHSNCIDHWLRNKITCPVCRNCVL, from the exons ATGGATGACAAGCGAGGTGGCAGTGGGGCACTTGCAAGGATGAGGGTGAGGAAATGGGTTACTCTCAG GCTAGGCGCCCATAATAGGAATCCACAGCCCATACAGGTTTGGACGCAGACG TTTATTCCCATGGCCGATGGCAAGGTCGTTCCACCACGCTTTGCTACAgcactttcttctcctccttttcATTTTACAATAACTCTTGATCTCCCAACTTCCATCATTATGTGCATTAGCGTGATGTTGTTCTTCCTCATCCTTGCTCACATTCTACATGCTTTCTTTCAATGGCTGAAAGAGGTGAGGCCTGGGTATGATCTTGAAGAAGGAGAAGGAATTCATCGACAAGACATGAATGTTTCTAATCCAATATCTCATCCAGCTGCATTTTATCAAGCTATAGAAGAAAACAATGTCCGGGTGTTTGGAATATTAGATAGGTTTATGAGGGACGTAGGTGAAAGACGAGGGCAAAGGCTGAGGGCCTCAAAGAAACTGCCCACTTTGGTAAACTATGGAAGCCATGGTATAAAATCGGCCAGTTTTTGTAGTACTGATTGTGCCATCTGCTTGGAGGATTTTGCAGTTGGCGACTCATGTCAAGTTTTCCCAGTGTGCAATCACATTTTTCATTCCAATTGCATTGACCACTGGTTGAGAAATAAGATAACTTGTCCTGTTTGCCGCAATTGTGTTCTCTAG
- the LOC122290503 gene encoding thioredoxin 1-like has translation MATVLESLIVPRAATLPSLTISPIAASSLSARRLPRFGGLRARPSFSTRSFGSASPIPSSGSQLARRGGLVVCEAQDTAVEVAAVTDANWQSLVLDSEFPVLVEFWAPWCGPCRMIHPIIDELAKQYAGKLKCYKVNTDESPSVATRYGIRSIPTVIIFRNGEKKDAIIGAVPKSTLTTSIEKFL, from the exons ATGGCCACCGTGCTCGAATCCCTTATCGTGCCTCGCGCCGCCACTCTACCCTCCCTTACTATCTCTCCGATCGCGGCCTCTTCGCTCTCCGCCCGTAGATTGCCCCGGTTCGGAGGCCTCAGGGCAAGACCGAGTTTCTCAACTCGCTCTTTTGGCTCGGCGAGTCCGATCCCGAGTTCGGGTTCGCAACTCGCTCGTCGTGGTGGCCTAGTCGTGTGCGAGGCTCAGGACACTGCTGTCGAAG TGGCTGCTGTGACAGATGCAAATTGGCAGTCGCTCGTTCTAGACTCTGAGTTCCCTGTTTTGGTTGAATTCTGGGCCCCTTGGTGTGGGCCATGCCGTATGATCCATCCTATCATTGATGAACTGGCAAAGCAATATGCTGGGAAGCTCAAATGCTACAAAGTTAATACTGATGAGAGCCCATCAGTTGCCACACGATATGGAATTAGAAGCATCCCAACTGTCATAATCTTCAGGAATGGTGAGAAAAAAGATGCAATTATTGGTGCTGTTCCCAAATCCACATTGACAACTAGCATAGAGAAATTCTTGTAG